A genomic stretch from Flavobacteriales bacterium includes:
- a CDS encoding purine-nucleoside phosphorylase, whose translation MLEQIRETADWIKERIPGDPEVGIILGTGLGGLGKEIEAEVKLSYDDIPHFPVSTVESHHGQLIIGKLGDKRVVAMQGRFHYYEGYDMKEVTFPVRVMRFLGIKRLFVSNASGGVNRDYEIGDLMILDDHINLFPEHPLRGKNIEELGPRFPDMSKPYDHALIAKAKEIASSNGVKVQVGTYAGLTGPTLETPAEYEYVYRIGADAVGMSTVPEVIVARHMDIPCFAISIITDMGVEGQIVEVSVEDVIAVASKAEPKMTLIMKELIASI comes from the coding sequence ATGCTCGAACAAATAAGAGAAACAGCTGATTGGATCAAGGAACGTATTCCGGGAGATCCTGAAGTAGGAATCATCCTAGGAACCGGTCTGGGTGGGCTGGGAAAAGAGATCGAGGCGGAGGTCAAGCTATCTTACGATGATATACCACACTTCCCTGTTTCTACCGTGGAAAGCCACCATGGTCAATTGATCATCGGTAAATTGGGCGATAAACGTGTGGTGGCCATGCAAGGCCGTTTCCACTACTATGAGGGCTATGATATGAAAGAGGTCACCTTCCCGGTGCGGGTGATGAGATTCTTGGGTATCAAGCGGCTATTTGTCTCCAATGCCAGTGGAGGAGTCAATCGCGACTACGAGATCGGTGATCTGATGATCTTGGATGACCACATCAACCTTTTCCCAGAGCATCCCTTGCGGGGTAAGAATATCGAAGAACTGGGACCTCGTTTCCCTGATATGAGCAAACCTTATGACCATGCACTTATCGCCAAGGCCAAAGAGATCGCTTCTTCGAACGGTGTCAAAGTTCAGGTAGGGACCTATGCAGGACTGACCGGGCCTACCTTGGAAACACCTGCCGAATACGAGTATGTATATCGCATCGGTGCCGATGCCGTGGGTATGAGTACCGTCCCCGAGGTGATCGTAGCGCGACATATGGACATCCCCTGCTTCGCCATCTCCATCATCACCGATATGGGTGTGGAAGGTCAGATCGTGGAGGTGTCGGTCGAAGATGTCATCGCAGTGGCTTCCAAGGCCGAACCCAAGATGACCTTGATCATGAAAGAACTTATCGCCTCCATCTAA
- the lpxK gene encoding tetraacyldisaccharide 4'-kinase, which produces MNPTFTSMHLLFIVLRPFSWLYGLILKLRHRLYDTGFWKSESGPVTTIVIGNLELGGTGKTPMTDKILHILKGHLKVALLSRGYGRKTKGYRDVVTESPPAEVGDEPLLIKRMHPDVPVAVCEDRLRGLEQLAENHVLDLVVLDDAFQHRPLHSGFNILLTPYDRPFWDNALVPEGRLRDVKERARYAHAIVVTKCPAQLSAQEMESMRESAAWYSTAPVHFARIDYGALRSITHPEEPKDWPQSVVLFSGIADDSLLHDYVASKSDVLEVKKFSDHHQYTPHELRMLMEICANFAGRDPVLVTTAKDAVKIRGLLGDTGDPQVEILELPIEVSFMTEGLEEMIRAYARTNKRNS; this is translated from the coding sequence GTGAATCCTACTTTTACCTCCATGCACCTGCTCTTCATCGTGCTCAGACCATTCTCTTGGCTATACGGCCTCATTCTCAAGTTGCGTCATAGACTCTACGATACAGGCTTCTGGAAAAGCGAATCCGGTCCAGTGACCACCATCGTCATCGGCAACCTGGAATTAGGAGGTACGGGCAAAACACCCATGACCGATAAGATCCTACACATCCTCAAGGGCCATTTGAAGGTGGCCCTCTTGAGTAGGGGCTATGGTCGCAAGACCAAGGGATACCGAGATGTAGTGACGGAGAGCCCCCCTGCCGAGGTAGGGGATGAACCCCTGCTGATCAAGCGCATGCATCCAGATGTACCTGTGGCCGTCTGTGAGGATCGATTGCGCGGATTGGAACAATTGGCTGAGAACCATGTTTTGGATCTGGTGGTATTGGACGATGCCTTTCAACATCGACCATTGCATTCCGGCTTCAATATCCTGCTCACACCGTATGATAGACCCTTCTGGGACAATGCCTTGGTCCCTGAAGGACGACTTCGAGACGTGAAGGAACGGGCGCGATATGCGCATGCCATCGTGGTGACCAAATGCCCTGCGCAACTCAGTGCACAAGAGATGGAGTCCATGCGTGAGTCGGCTGCTTGGTACAGTACCGCTCCGGTCCATTTTGCTCGGATCGACTATGGCGCTCTTCGTTCTATCACGCATCCTGAGGAACCCAAGGATTGGCCGCAGTCGGTCGTGCTATTCTCAGGTATTGCTGATGATAGCCTCTTACATGATTATGTAGCCTCCAAGTCAGACGTATTGGAGGTCAAAAAATTCTCCGATCACCATCAGTATACCCCGCATGAGCTCCGAATGCTCATGGAGATATGTGCTAATTTTGCAGGCCGTGATCCGGTACTGGTGACCACAGCCAAAGACGCTGTGAAGATCAGGGGTCTATTAGGAGATACTGGCGATCCGCAAGTCGAGATTCTCGAGCTGCCGATAGAGGTCTCCTTCATGACAGAAGGATTGGAAGAAATGATACGCGCATATGCTCGAACAAATAAGAGAAACAGCTGA